The window TCCACCAAATAACCCTGTGCCTATCCTTTTAGTAAACTCTACTTCTATTTCTATCCCATTTGCTGCACATAAAAAACTATCCTTTTGGCATATAAAAGTACCATTGAACTCTATTAAATCAATCGGTACAATCTTACCTGGATAAGGAGCTCCAAAAGCAACATGCCCTTTGCCTTCCCCACTTTGTACAAAGTTTGTTATAAAAAAACTTTCTCCAGTCATCATTCTTTTCAAACCTCTGAAAAGACCTCCACCTGTGTTGGTTTGCATCACTATTCCTTCTTCCATATACATCATAGCACCAACTTCAGCCCTAATCCCTTCTCCTGGGTCAAGCTCAATTTCCACTAGTTGCATGTCATCACCATAGATTTTGTAATCTACCATATCAGCCATTTTCTAAATCCTCCTTAAATTCCAAAATTTGTTGTCTTTAAAAACTCGATATATAGGGCTCCTTTGCCCCGCTGCGGTTTTAGTTCTTTCATATTATAATTTATTTATATGGAAAATTAAAAATAGAATTTTTTAGATAGTCTTGATTTTTATTTTTTTTATGATATAATATTAGTGGTAATTTAAAGAAAATTAATTAACAAAATGAGTGCCGAGGGCTTTTTGCCCTCGAGCTTTTTTATAAAAAATATTTTTTGAAATGAAAGGGGTGAATGCCATGTTAACCAACAAAGAAATTAAACAGTTAATATGGGAAAAAGCCGATAACGTTGCTTCTAAGTTGGGTCTTGAAATTTTTGATATCTTAATTAAAGGTAGTAATAAAAATAAAATTCTAGAGATTGTTATCGATAAAGCAGACGAATACGTGTC of the Petrotoga mexicana DSM 14811 genome contains:
- a CDS encoding TIGR00266 family protein: MADMVDYKIYGDDMQLVEIELDPGEGIRAEVGAMMYMEEGIVMQTNTGGGLFRGLKRMMTGESFFITNFVQSGEGKGHVAFGAPYPGKIVPIDLIEFNGTFICQKDSFLCAANGIEIEVEFTKRIGTGLFGGEGFILQRLEGHGMAFIHAGGALIERQLQPGEILKVDTGCVVGFSKTVNYDVQFIGGFRNSLFGGEGLFIAKLNGPGTIYLQSLPFSRLADRINAAAKYQNKGENRNMGRGFIGGLFNDDRRF